In the genome of Nitrospiraceae bacterium, one region contains:
- a CDS encoding urease accessory UreF family protein, with protein sequence MNTISLIQGLRFIDSFFPSGGYAYSSGLEAAIQAGAVKDSVGLSRYVEDLLHSGMSRREALAAKIANEAGLAGHLEKALKVDLELESMKTGRETRLASRQMGRQVIKIAAEQAEGKAILKKYLAKVVAGQTPGHLAVSLGLTLGAAGWKSEETVAVFLYQTAVGFVSAAMRLLPIGQREGQRVLDGWLPLIGRISRQARTGAGLSSWSPVQDIYGMRHGQLEWRLFRS encoded by the coding sequence ATGAACACCATTTCGCTCATACAGGGCCTTCGTTTCATCGACAGTTTCTTCCCCTCCGGCGGCTATGCCTACTCATCGGGACTCGAGGCGGCGATACAAGCTGGCGCGGTGAAAGACAGTGTTGGGCTATCCCGGTATGTCGAAGACCTATTGCACAGCGGAATGAGCCGGCGCGAGGCTCTCGCGGCGAAAATAGCAAACGAGGCTGGGTTAGCGGGACATCTTGAGAAGGCACTGAAGGTCGATCTCGAGCTAGAATCCATGAAGACCGGCCGCGAAACGCGCTTGGCCAGCCGCCAGATGGGACGGCAGGTCATCAAGATTGCGGCTGAGCAGGCGGAAGGGAAGGCAATCTTGAAGAAGTATCTCGCCAAAGTGGTGGCAGGCCAAACCCCCGGTCACTTAGCAGTGAGCTTAGGGCTGACACTCGGCGCCGCTGGTTGGAAGAGCGAGGAGACCGTCGCAGTCTTCTTGTACCAAACAGCGGTGGGATTCGTGTCGGCTGCGATGCGACTGCTTCCGATCGGGCAGCGTGAAGGCCAACGCGTGCTTGATGGCTGGCTCCCACTGATCGGCCGAATCAGCCGACAAGCCAGAACCGGGGCTGGATTGAGTTCCTGGTCGCCGGTCCAGGATATCTATGGGATGCGCCATGGCCAATTGGAGTGGAGGTTGTTTCGGTCATAA